In a genomic window of Carettochelys insculpta isolate YL-2023 chromosome 19, ASM3395843v1, whole genome shotgun sequence:
- the LOC142023106 gene encoding fibrinogen-like protein 1-like protein, with the protein MGLQAGMGHCQGRLVLLAMASVTLLCTSCVPGVAQAASESPRSQSGFPRDCSYIPLESPSGVYVIQPAGAPLRVVWCDMDTDGKGWTVVQRNSYNTEITWRESWSTYKYGFGNVLQDYWLGNEYLYLLTQQDTYKVRFVVENKSNQTLFAEYDIFSVEEEASGYPLRLARFSGSGQDYFTTYQSGIGGIHDNMKFSTVDRDQDQSSGNCASSYGGWWYDKCHNVLPNGKGYIYWAGFCGRGECKASRILVKPTDVC; encoded by the exons ggctccaggctgggatgggCCATTGCCAGGGACGCCTggtcctcctggccatggcctcaGTGACTCTTCTCTGCACCAGCTGTGTCCCGGGGGTGGCGCAAGCGGCCAGCGAGAGCCCCCGCTCCCAGAGTG GGTTCCCCAGGGACTGCAGCTACATCCCCCTGGAGAGCCCCAGCGGGGTGTACGTCATCCAGCCGGCCGGCGCCCCCCTTCGGGTGGTGTGGTGCGACATGGACACCGACGGCAAAGGCTGGACCGTCGTCCAGAGGAATTCGTACAACACGGAGATCACCTGGCGCGAGTCCTGGAGCACCTACAAGTACGGCTTTGGCAACGTGCTGCAGGACTACTGGCTGGGCAACGAGTACCTGTACCTGCTCACCCAGCAGGACACCTACAAGGTCCGCTTTGTCGTGGAGAACAAGTCCAACCAGACCCTCTTCGCCGAGTACGACATCTTCAGCGTGGAGGAGGAGGCCAGCGGGTACCCGCTCAGGCTGGCCAGGTTCTCCGGCTCTGGCCAGGACTATTTCACCACCTACCAGTCCGGCATCGGGGGTATCCACGACAACATGAAGTTCAGTACAGTTGACCGGGACCAGGACCAGTCCAGCGGGAACTGCGCCAGCAGCTACGGCGGCTGGTGGTACGACAAGTGTCACAATGTGCTGCCGAATGGAAAAGGCTACATCTACTGGGCTGGGTTCTGCGGCCGTGGGGAGTGCAAGGCGTCCCGCATCCTGGTGAAGCCGACAGACGTGTGCTGA